The Sander lucioperca isolate FBNREF2018 chromosome 15, SLUC_FBN_1.2, whole genome shotgun sequence genome window below encodes:
- the LOC116056718 gene encoding E3 ubiquitin-protein ligase TRIM21-like — MLLFLAEAEIQQMIQKRQLKIQEIKHSVDLSEEDADRAIAEGVQVFTSLKESAERGLNELINTIKEKQKTTEKQAEAFIKELEQEISELMKRSTEVEQVLHSEDHLHLLQSLNIQQPPPPKDWKEVSICPLYEGTVVKAVAQLEKTLSKEMKKLLEAELKRVQQYAVDVTLDPDTAYPKLILSDDGKQVNLGYVWKNLPDNPERFSRYGAVLGKQSFSSGRFYLEVQVKGKIEWTLGVARESINRKGHIFLCPQYGNWTILLRNGNEYKAGTYSVVRLSLKSPPQKVGVFVDYEEGLVSFYDVDAAALIYSFTGCAFTEELFPFFSSFFMGGGRNSAPLIISPVRVN; from the coding sequence ATGTTGTTGTTCCTAGCCGAGGCTGAAATTcagcagatgatccagaagagacaattgaagattcaggagatcaaacactcagtcgacctcagtgaggaagatgcagacagagcgatagcagaaggtgttcaggtcttcacTTCTCTGAAGGAGTCTGCTGAGAGAGGTCTGAATGAGCTCATCAACACgatcaaagagaagcagaaaacaacagaaaaacaggccgaagctttcatcaaagagctggaacaggaaatctctgagctgatgaagagaagcactgaggtggagcaggtgttacactctgaagaccacctccatcttctccagtCCCTAAACATCCAACAACCTCCACCCCCCAAGGACTGGAAAGAGGTCAGCATCTGTCCATTATATGAGGGGACTGTGGTGAAAGCTGTGGCTCAGCTGGAGAAGACGCTCAGTAAagagatgaagaagctgcttgaAGCTGAGCTGAAGAGGGTCCAGCAGTATGCAGTGGATGTGACTCTTGATCCTGATACAGCATATCCAAAACTCATCCTGTCAGATGATGGGAAACAAGTGAATCTTGGTTATGTGTGGAAGAATCTCCCAGACAACCCAGAGAGATTTTCTCGTTATGGTGCCGTTTTAGGAAAGCAGAGTTTCTCTTCAGGCAGATTTTACTTAGAGGTTCAAGTTAAAGGAAAGATTGAATGGACTTTAGGAGTGGCCAGAGAGTCGATCAACAGGAAGGGACACATCTTTTTGTGCCCACAGTATGGTAACTGGACAATATTGTTGAGAAATGGAAATGAGTACAAAGCTGGTACTTACTCTGTAgtccgtctctctctgaagtctcctcctcagaaggtgggggtgtttgtggattatgaggagggtctggtctccttttatgaTGTAGATGCTGCAGCTCTTATCTACTCCTTTACTGGCTGTGCCTTCACTGAGGAACTCTTCCCATTCTTCAGTTCCTTTTTTATGGGCGGTGGTAGAAACTCTGCCCCTCtgatcatctctcctgtcagaGTAAACTAA